The Bryobacteraceae bacterium genomic sequence AGCGTTCCCTGGCAGTACACCGTGCGTCCGAATTCCCCGCCCCAAACGACGAGCGTTTCGTCGAGGAGCCCGCGCTGCTCGAGATCGCGCACCAAGGCGGCGGAGGGCTGGTCCGTATCGCGGCACTGCGCGGCGAGATCCTTGGGGAGGTTGCCGTGATGATCCCAGCCGCGGTGAAATAGCTGCACGAAGCGGACGCCGCGCTCGACGAGCCGCCGGGCCAGCAGGCAGTTCGCCGCATAGGAGCCGGGTTTTCGTGAGTCGGGACCGTACATCTCGAAGATGTGTTCCGGTTCGTTCGATAGATCCGTCAGGTTCGGCACGGAGGCCTGCATGCGGAACGCCATTTCGTACTGCTCGATGCGGGTTTCGATTTCGGGGTCTCCGTATTGCGCGTGGCGGAGGCGGTTCATCGCGGCGAGTTGATCGAGGTAGTGGCGGCGGTCTTCGCGGTCGAAGCCTTCGGGGTCGGTGAGGTACAACACCGGGTCCTGCCCCGAGCGGAACTTCACGCCCTGGTAGCGCGTGGGCAGGAATCCACTGCCCCAAAGCCGGCTGTAGAGCGGTTGGCCCGCTTTGTTGCCTCGCGAGATCATCGCGATGAATGCCGGGAGGTTCTTGTTTTCGCTGCCGAGTCCGTAGGCGAGCCACGCGCCCATGCTCGGACGCCCCGCGAGCTGATGGCCGGTCTGGAGGAACGTGATCGCCGGGTCGTGGTTGATCTGCTCGGTGCTGAGCGAACGGATGACGGCGATGTTTTCCGACATGCCGGCCGTGCGCGGGATCAGTTCGCTGAACTCGACGCCGGTTGTGGGATGAGGCTGAAAAGCGAACCGCGACGACGCGACGGGAAAGCTGGTTTGCGCGGCGGTCATCCCGGTGAGCCGTTGGCCCATTCGGACCGAATCGGGCAGGTCCGTGGCGTGGACCTTCGCGAGGCTTGGCTTGGGATCGAACAGGTCGAGTTGCGACGGTCCCCCGGACTGGAACAGGTAGATCACGCGCTTGGCCTTGGGCGCATGGTGCGGCGCGGCGGCGGCGAGGTCGGCTTGCAGCAGGTGAGAAAGCGCCACGGCGCCGAGCCCCTTGGATCCGTAGCGGAACAGGTCGCGGCGTGTGAGTTCGCGCATGATGGTTACTCCCGCGTGATCGTCTCGTCGAGGTTGAGGATGAGGCTCGCCACGGCGGTGTAGGCGGCGAGTTCCGCATCGGGGATTCGCTCGTCGCGGGCATGCTCGCCGTGGGCCAGCAGCTTCCCGGCGTCGGCCGGGCGCGAGGCGTAGCGGTCCGAGTAGCGCGCGAGGGTCGCCGAAAGAATTTCACGCTCGGGCGGTTCCGGCAGGCGCGCCGTGGCGAGACGGAACCCGTAGCCAAGCCGGTCCGCGGCGCCTTCCAGGATCATCCGCTGCGCGAGCACGCGAGACGCCTCGGTATAGGTGACGTCGTTCATCAGGTTCAGCGCCTGGATCGGCGTGTTGGTGCGGGTCTCGCGGACGACGCACGTCTCGCGGGCCGCGGAATCGAAGGCGAGCATCGCCGGGGGACCGAGCGTTCGCTTCCAGAAAGTGTAAAGGCTCCGGCGATACAACTTTCCGCCATGATCGTTCTTGTAGGCGCCGGCGTTCGATAGTTCTTCCCACAGCCCGGCGGGCTGGTACGGCTTTACCGAAGGGCCGCCCACATCGGCCGTCAGCAGGCCAGCGGCGAAGAGCGCCTGGTCGCGGAGCGCTTCGGCGGGGAGACGCAATCGCGGCGCCCGCGCGAGGAGCTGATTCTCCGGATCGCGGTCGAGCAGAGCCGGCGTCACCACCGAGGACTGCCGGTAGACGGCGCTCGTCACGATCGTTTCGAGCAGGCGCTTCACGTCCCAGCCGGACTCGATGAATTCCACCGCGAGCCAGTCGAGCAGTTCCGGATGCGTGGGCGCGGCGCCTTGCGAACCGAAATCCTCGACGGTCCGAACGATGCCGGTCCCGAAAAGCATCTGCCAGTACCGGTTTACCGTGACGCGAGCGGTGAGTGGATGATTCGGACTGGTGAGCCACCGCGCCAGGCCCAGCCGGCTGTTCGGGAGTCCGGCGGGCATCGGCGGCAGTGCGGCCGGGAGAGCCGGGTCCACGCGTTCGCGCCTGGCATCGAAGGCGCCGCGGTAAAGAATGTGCGTGGGGCGTACGTGTGTGCGTTCATCCATCACCATGACGGTGGAGAACGAATCGACGAGTTGCTCACGCGCGAGCTCGAGGCGGCGGAGTTCTTTCCACGAAGCCGTAAGGGCGGGGGCGCGGCCGGAATCGTAGAAAACGAAGCGGCGGCGTTCGGCGGAGTCCGGCTGGGCAATCGCCGCGATCCGATCCGGTTCGATTGCGCGATCCCAGACGCGCGCGTCTCGAATGGCGCCGGTCAGGAACTCGCCTTTCTTCGGGCCGTGCCCGAGCCGGAGCATGGTCCCCTTACCCGCCCGAGTGCTGTTCAACGATTCGTCGATGAGGACGCGCGTGCCGGCTTCGGCGCCGTCGACATAAATCTTCATGCCGGCGGCGAGACGAGATCCGTCATAGCTCGCGGCAACGTGGATCCATTGGCCCGCTGGAAGGGGCTCGATGGTTTCGATGCGGACCCGGTCGGAAATGCTCGAGGTATCGACGCGCAATTGCAGTTTTCCGTCGATGAGGAAAAGCCCCCAGCCGCGCTCGGATTCGCCATAGCGGCCGATGACGCCGCCGTTTGGCGATTCGGCGCGGAGGCGCGCGGCAACGGTGAACTTGTCGTAGAAGTCGAAGTCGGCTTTGTCGCCAAGGTCGATCGAGCGCCTGCCGTCGAGCACAGCTTCGGCATCGTGGGCGGCGATCAGGCGCTCGTCGAAGGTCCAGGTCCCCGCGGCCGGAGGCTCACCCGCGGCGGCGCGTTCCGCCTCAAACCGCCGGCGCGCCGCGGCAAGATCGTGGTCGAGCGAAGCGAGCCGGGTGGACTCGTCGGCGGTGGGCGCCAACACAAACGGCGGCGTGTTGCCGTATTTGAAATAGCGCCCGCGGTCGGAGACGTTGTTGAAGTAGGCGTAGAAACGGTAGAAGTCGCGCTGCGACAACGGATCGTACTTGTGATCGTGGCAGCGGGCGCAGCCAAGCGTGAGCCCCATCCACACCGTGGCCGTCGTCTCCAGGCGGTCCACCGCGTACTCCACCTGATACTCTTCCGGATCAGTGCCGTTCTCGGCATTGCCCCGATGGTTTCGGTTGAAGCCCGTTGCGACGCGCTGGTCGAGCGTCGGATCGGGGAGCAGATCGCCGGCGAGTTGCTCGATCGTGAATCGATCGAATGGCATATTGCGATTGAACGCGTCGATGACCCAATCACGCCAGCGCCACATATAGCGCTCCTGGTCGTTCTGGTAGCCGTTGGTGTCGGCGTAGCGGGCCGCATCGAGCCACCGCACCGCCATCCGCTCGCCATAGCGTGGCGAGTCCATGAGGCGGGCCACGGCGTGTTCGTAGGCGTTCGCGGACGCGTCGGCAAGAAAAGCGTCGAGTTCGGCAGGGGTGGGCGGGAGACCGGTGAGATCGAGCGACACGCGCCGCAGCAGCGTTTCCTTGGGGGCTTCCGGAGACGGCTCCAGGCCCTCCCGTTCCAGCCGCGAGAGGATGAACCGGTCGATCGGCGTGCGCACCCAACCGGCCTGCTTCACGTCCGGAGGCGCGGAGCGCTTCGGCGCCACGAACGCCCAGTGCGACTGCCATCGCGCGCCTTCGCGAATCCATTGCTCGATGAGGGCGATCTTCGCCGCTGGGAGCGGATCGTGCCCGGCGTACTTCGGAGGCATGCGGCGAGCCGGATCGCCAGACCGGAGGCGTTCGAGAATGACGCTGCCGGCCGGGTCGCCCGGCTTCACGGCATGTGCGATCCCTTCGGCGGTATCCAGCCGCAGGGGCGTCGGCCGCTTCGACTGGTCAGGCCCGTGGCAGGTGAAACACTTGTCGGAAAAGATCGGCCGGATGTCGCGGTTGAAGTCCACCGGCGCCGCGCTGAGCGTGACCGCCAGCGCCAGAAAGCAAACCCGCATCACGCCCGCTCCGGATCAGCTCGAAAGGCCGTCGATCGTCTTGCGCATGAAGTCGAACGACTGAATCATGCCCGGCACGGGGTTGTCGGCGTTGATCTCATACTCGAGCATGCATCCGCCGCGATAGTTCATCTTCTTGAGCGTGGCGAAAACCTCCCGGATGGGCATTGCGCCTTCGCCCACCGCGCATTGGCTCTCTTTCTTTGAGAGGTCTTTCAGGTCCTTCACGTGCATGTCGAGGAGGCGCGAACCGGCCAGCTTGATCGACTCGACGACATTCACGCCGGTACGGGCCGTGTGCCCGATATCGATGCACAGGCCGACGCGCGGGTCGAAGCCCTTGATCGCGTCGAGCACCGATTGCGGCGACGGAAAGTGCTTGTCCTCGGGACCGTGGTTGTGGATCGCCGCCTTGATGTTGTATTCCTTGACCAGCTTGTGGACCGTGGGGAGGGTCTCGTGCGTGGGCGCGCAGACGATCATCGGCATGCCCGCCGCCTTGGCGTACTCGAAGTTGGCGCGCAGCTTCGCTTCGTCCGGCGAATTCAGCGAGATGTTGCCGCCGCTAAGAATCGTGAGGCCTGCCTTGCGGAACTCGTCGGCGCCAGCTTTGATCTCGGCGACCGAACCTTCGAGCGGCAGATGGAAAGATTTGACGCTGACGTAGGAAACTCCCATCTTCTTTATGGCCGCGATCGCATCGGCGCGCGACAGTTTGCGGAGCGAGTAGGTGGCGACACCAAGGTGGAACGGGACCTTGGCGGCCTTTGCGGCGAATGCCGTCTCGAGCGCCGGAGCCGCAATCGCGGCGGCCAGGAAGGAACGTCGGGTGGTCATAGGCGTATCTTATCAGTCTCCATTCACTTGTAGTTGACGAAGAACGGGCTGGACCAGGCGATCATCCCATCCTCCTGCATGAGCCGCACGTAGTAGAAATGCTGCCCCGCGGCCGGAGCTTTGTCGGTGTATTCGAATGAGACGTTCTGGGTCTTCGGCTCCGACGTGTAGATCACCTTGTTGTCCTTGATCACATCCACACGCTCCACGGACTTCGTGCCTCGCGCCTTGATCCGGATCGGCAACTGCCGGCTCATCGCAAACTCGGCTCCCATGAAATGGTTCCCCATGTGAACATCCATGATGATGTTGTCGGTGGCGCCGTAGGTCTGCCGTTTGCGGATGGCGTCGAGAATCCCCTGACGGGAATAATCGTTCGTGTAAACCAGCGCATAGGAGATGTGTGTGGAGCCGTGGTCCGACGAAGTAATGATGCCCAGCTTGTAACCCTTGGCCCAGGCGTTGGCCACCATGCCTTCCGGCTGATAGCCGGCCGTGGCCATATGTTCGTCGTCCTTCCCCTCTTTGACGACGTATGGAAACCCGAGTTGTTCGTAGCTGGTTCGCGCGCCCTGGAAGATTTCAACCACCGGTTCGAGGCCGGGGTCGTTGTCGCGCCAATCCGTGCCCATTCGCGTGCCTGAAGTATGGGAAATGGCGAGCGCGTTGCGCCCCCGGATCTCTTCGTAGAGCAGCTTCGTATCGTTTTCGACGAGGTCGCCGGTTCCCACGCCAGGCTCGTCGCCCATCGGATTCCTGCCGAGGGCGAAGGCGGCCACACCCTCGCGCAGGTGGAACGGCGTGACCTTCGCGTCGGAGCGGCGAACGAAAAACACGTTGCGATGGCCATTCGGGAACACGGCGCTCCGTTCGTAGCCGTAGATCGGCACGTAGGCGCCAGGCACGTGGTGCATATCCGTCATTTTGAGCGTGTACCACCACCAATAGGGCCACGCGCCGCCCTGGTGATCGGTGGATGCGCCGAAATCCATCGCCGCGGCGTCGATCATGTAGCGGTAGAAGTCCTGGAGCGAACCGTCGGTGGCGCCGCCGCCGTCCCAGCTCAATTCCGTGTGGCGGTGGAAGTCGCCGCGAACGATGTGGTGGGGCTTGCCGCCGATGTTTACGGCGTATGCGTGGATGGCGCGCAGGTCCCCGGCTTCATCGGAATGCCCCGGCTGCAAGGCAGGCAGACGATCCTCTTCGGGCGAACCCCAAGACAGGGTAGACGGCGCGGCCGGCGGCAGCTTTCCGGCGTACACATGCTGTTGCGTCGCGCGATGGGCGTAGCCGCTGTTTCGCGTATCGGAATCCCACGCCATCCACAACGCGCTGTCCTTATCGAGCGAGGCGCTCATCCTCGTCGACGACCGGCCCGCGCTCTCCGGCACCAGCGACGCAGCGCTCCAGGCCTTGCCGTCGTAGTGCGTCACGAAATACTCCCAGTATCCGCGGCGCGCCGGCGCGCGGCCTGGACGCGGCTGAACTTCCGGGTTGACTCGCGATTTGGCGATCACCCACACGGAACCGCGCCCGTCGGAGAACACGTGCGGCTGGTAGGTGTTCTGCCCGGCCGTGAACACCGCGGCGAGGGACGCACCCGGATCCCGCCACTGGCCGTTCTCATAAGCACGGACCTTTGGCCTACGCACTCCGCCGAGTTGCACGCCGCTCGGCCTGGCGCGCAGGATGTAACCCTGGTCCTTTCCCCATCCGGGATTGCCTTCTTCCCACGCGACCCAGACTCGACCGGCGGTATCGACGGCCACCGTCGGACGCACCTCGAAGCGGGCCGACGTAGCCACGCCGATTTCCTGGCCCGCGACCGCGCCGCCGGAGACGCGCGACAGATAGACGTCGTAGTTGCCGTTCTTGTAGCTATCGTAGGCGACCCAAAGATCGCCGCCGGAGCCCAGTGCAACGGCGGGCTCCCAATCGTTGGCCGCGCGATTGGTGATGCGGATCTCCGCCGACCACGCGTCGCCGTTCAGCCGTTTCGCGAAGATGTTCGAGTTCTTCCCGCGGAAGCCCTGCCACACCACCGCCGCGCTGCCCTTGCCGTCGGAGGCGATGCGCGGGTTGATATCGGGCATGGGGTCGTTCGAGAGCCGCTCCATCGGTCCCCATGATTGATTCGCAGGATCAAAGCGCCGCGCGTAGATATCCCAGTTACCCTTGACCTGCTGCGTCCACACCACCCAGATGCGGCTTTGCGCGTCGGCGGCGGTTTGCGGCATCCAGCTATCGCCGCTTGTATTCGGCGTCCAGTGGATGTTGCTCCACGCGCCGCCAGTGAAGCGCCGAAGCCCAATGTCGTCGCGCGACCCGTCCCAACTCACCCACGCGGTCCACAGCGAACCGTCGGGTGCGGCGGCGATGGAGGGAAGGTCGTCCTGGCGGAACTCGTGCCCAACGAGGGTCGGCTTGAGCTGGGCGGCCGCGGGGATGGCCGCGATCGCGAGGGACAGGACGGAACGTAACATCGGCACCTATTTAATCACGCCCAGGAGCTTTGTGTGGCGGCCTGAAGAAATCTATATAATGACCTCACTCTTCGAAAGGGCGTCTATGTTTCGACTACCACTGGCGATTCTGGTTGGCGCGATCGCGCTGCATTCCCAAAGTTCCACCGGCTCACTGACGGGCCTGGTGACGGACCCCTCGCAGGCTCGGCTGGCAAGCGCCTCAATGCGGCTCATCAACGAAGGGACAGGCGTGGCCCTGAGCACGACGTCGTCGAGCGCGGGCGAGTACACATTCCCGCTGCTCGCCTCGGGCTCATATCGCCTGGAGGTGGAGCTCGCGGGATTCCAGCGCAGCACCCGTTCCGGAATCGTGATGGAACTCGGCCGCGTTGTTCGGCTCGATGTGGCGCTCACGCTCGGGGCGGTGAGTGAGACGGTGGAGGTATCGGGCGCGGCGCCGCTGATCGAATCCGAGTCGGCGACGGTCGGCCAGTTCATCGAGAACAAGACGATCGCCGACATGCCGCTGAACGGCAGGCGCGTCGGCGACCTGCTCGGGCTGATGGGCAACGGGGTCTATATTCGCGGCGACGTGATACGGCCGCGGGTGTCGATCGGCGGTGGGCGGGCCGACCAGCAGCAGTGGCTGCTCGACGGCGTCAACTCGTCGAACATCGCGCTCGAGGGCCCGCAGGCTTTGTTCAATCCGCCGGTGGAAGCGGTGCAGGAGATCCGCATCCAGCAGAGCGCCTATTCCGCCGAATTCGGCAATTCGTCGTCCGGCGTGGTGGCGATGACCACGCGGTCCGGCACGAATAAGTTCTCCGGGCTGCTCTACGAGAATCTCCGCAACGACAAGCTCGACGCGCGCAACTTCTTCGCGGCGACGAAACCACCGCTGCGCTGGAACGTGTTCGGCGGCGCGTTCGGCGGCCCGGCGATCCGCAACAAGACGTTCTTCTTTTCGCACGTTGAATTCCAACGCCAGCGCGTCGGCGTGATCCGCAATCTCACGGTGCCCACCGAACTGCAGCGGCGCGGCGATTTCTCCCAGACCACCAACGCCGGCGGCGTGCTGCAACGCGTGTACGATCCCGACACCTACGTCGCCTCCACGCGGCAGCGGACGCCGTTCCCGAACAACGTGATCCCCGCGTCGCGCTTCGATCCCGTCAGCGCAAAGATCGCCGCGCTGTTTCCGCTGGCGACCGGCCCGGGGACCAACGCCGCCGCGGCCAGCAATTTCAACCGCAACGCCGTCAGCGGGCTCAACATCACCACGTGGACTTCCAAGGCGGACCACATTTTCAACGACCGGGACCGGATCAGCGTGCGGTATGTCCTGCACGACTTTCCGACGTTCGTTACCCCCGCCTACGACGAACCCGCCGCGGACCCGAACGCCAGCAACACCGTCCGGCGCGCGCACTCGCTGCTGTTCAACGAAACGCATTCCTTCTCCGGCACGATCCTCAACGACTTTCGCTTCAACTGGCAACCCCGGAGCTTCCACCCGACGACGCTTTCGATCGACCAGGGCTGGCCCACCAAACTTGGACTCAAAGGAGTCTCCGACCGTGCGTTCCCACGCATCAACACCGCGAGCTATGCGCCGCTCGGCTCCACCGCACAAGAGCGCGTTCAAGCACCAATCCACGACACCGA encodes the following:
- a CDS encoding DUF1501 domain-containing protein, with the protein product MRELTRRDLFRYGSKGLGAVALSHLLQADLAAAAPHHAPKAKRVIYLFQSGGPSQLDLFDPKPSLAKVHATDLPDSVRMGQRLTGMTAAQTSFPVASSRFAFQPHPTTGVEFSELIPRTAGMSENIAVIRSLSTEQINHDPAITFLQTGHQLAGRPSMGAWLAYGLGSENKNLPAFIAMISRGNKAGQPLYSRLWGSGFLPTRYQGVKFRSGQDPVLYLTDPEGFDREDRRHYLDQLAAMNRLRHAQYGDPEIETRIEQYEMAFRMQASVPNLTDLSNEPEHIFEMYGPDSRKPGSYAANCLLARRLVERGVRFVQLFHRGWDHHGNLPKDLAAQCRDTDQPSAALVRDLEQRGLLDETLVVWGGEFGRTVYCQGTLSRENYGRDHHPRCFSIWMAGGGVKGGMAHGSTDDFSYNVATDPVSVHDLHATMLHLLGVDHKKLTFQYQGRHFRLTDVHGEVVRPLLA
- a CDS encoding DUF1553 domain-containing protein; this encodes MRVCFLALAVTLSAAPVDFNRDIRPIFSDKCFTCHGPDQSKRPTPLRLDTAEGIAHAVKPGDPAGSVILERLRSGDPARRMPPKYAGHDPLPAAKIALIEQWIREGARWQSHWAFVAPKRSAPPDVKQAGWVRTPIDRFILSRLEREGLEPSPEAPKETLLRRVSLDLTGLPPTPAELDAFLADASANAYEHAVARLMDSPRYGERMAVRWLDAARYADTNGYQNDQERYMWRWRDWVIDAFNRNMPFDRFTIEQLAGDLLPDPTLDQRVATGFNRNHRGNAENGTDPEEYQVEYAVDRLETTATVWMGLTLGCARCHDHKYDPLSQRDFYRFYAYFNNVSDRGRYFKYGNTPPFVLAPTADESTRLASLDHDLAAARRRFEAERAAAGEPPAAGTWTFDERLIAAHDAEAVLDGRRSIDLGDKADFDFYDKFTVAARLRAESPNGGVIGRYGESERGWGLFLIDGKLQLRVDTSSISDRVRIETIEPLPAGQWIHVAASYDGSRLAAGMKIYVDGAEAGTRVLIDESLNSTRAGKGTMLRLGHGPKKGEFLTGAIRDARVWDRAIEPDRIAAIAQPDSAERRRFVFYDSGRAPALTASWKELRRLELAREQLVDSFSTVMVMDERTHVRPTHILYRGAFDARRERVDPALPAALPPMPAGLPNSRLGLARWLTSPNHPLTARVTVNRYWQMLFGTGIVRTVEDFGSQGAAPTHPELLDWLAVEFIESGWDVKRLLETIVTSAVYRQSSVVTPALLDRDPENQLLARAPRLRLPAEALRDQALFAAGLLTADVGGPSVKPYQPAGLWEELSNAGAYKNDHGGKLYRRSLYTFWKRTLGPPAMLAFDSAARETCVVRETRTNTPIQALNLMNDVTYTEASRVLAQRMILEGAADRLGYGFRLATARLPEPPEREILSATLARYSDRYASRPADAGKLLAHGEHARDERIPDAELAAYTAVASLILNLDETITRE
- a CDS encoding sugar phosphate isomerase/epimerase; translation: MTTRRSFLAAAIAAPALETAFAAKAAKVPFHLGVATYSLRKLSRADAIAAIKKMGVSYVSVKSFHLPLEGSVAEIKAGADEFRKAGLTILSGGNISLNSPDEAKLRANFEYAKAAGMPMIVCAPTHETLPTVHKLVKEYNIKAAIHNHGPEDKHFPSPQSVLDAIKGFDPRVGLCIDIGHTARTGVNVVESIKLAGSRLLDMHVKDLKDLSKKESQCAVGEGAMPIREVFATLKKMNYRGGCMLEYEINADNPVPGMIQSFDFMRKTIDGLSS